From the Pangasianodon hypophthalmus isolate fPanHyp1 chromosome 17, fPanHyp1.pri, whole genome shotgun sequence genome, one window contains:
- the LOC113523741 gene encoding CD276 antigen homolog isoform X2, with translation MQLFSISNKSVLHTLFEIYTLLWILSYGQSKIPDAHVTCIYSEDCILPCTFPPSTDEVVFQWYKQGTLIYSFLEDEDESVNSNISVFTDEVSHGNASLLLEESSIKNRGRYKCVVNTTKAVQESDVIVKVEAPISGIAIEVSPTEHVQCSSHGVYPAPLLKWSTEPSFAPTSLQAVTRISADSNDLYSIESTLKKMSTNSTLTYICSITSKYSSQSWRASLLQTEMTVNYGQHLVIPCMAPKNLKNHTLTWTFISMNTHTDILTYYSQTHRIKNHWDGQAELDLSKALMGDGSLYLNSLGSKHSGIYTCTFTGSQAKHIVQTLVKISASKAVSQTGNGGSKLWVLAILVAALLLLCVIFYIYRKFKGKSKHSWQDHQQDTEMQAMHEGHSVEEIPAENKPLAEHSKGDL, from the exons ATGCAGCTGTTCAGCATATCCAATAAGAGTGTGTTACACACACTCTTTGAGATCTACACTCTCTTATGGATACTTTCCTATGGTCAAAGCAAGATTCCAG ATGCTCATGTCACCTGCATCTACTCTGAAGACTGTATCTTGCCCTGCACCTTCCCTCCCTCTACTGACGAGGTTGTTTTTCAGTGGTACAAACAGGGAACACTGATATACAgtttcctggaggatgaagatgaatCTGTTAACAGcaacatttcagtgtttactgatgaAGTGTCACATGGCAATGCCTCTCTGCTTTTGGAGGAGAGCAGTATAAAGAACCGAGGGCGCTATAAATGTGTAGTTAATACCACCAAGGCTGTTCAGGAGTCTGATGTCATAGTCAAGGTTGAAG CTCCTATCAGTGGGATTGCCATCGAGGTCAGTCCGACTGAGCATGTGCAGTGCTCTTCACATGGTGTGTACCCTGCTCCGCTGCTTAAGTGGTCTACAGAGCCAAGCTTTGCTCCCACTTCCCTGCAAGCTGTCACTCGAATAAGTGCAGATTCAAATGACCTGTATAGTATAGAGAGTACACTAAagaaaatgagcacaaattcaACTCTTACCTACATCTGCAGCATCACATCAAAATACAGCTCACAGTCTTGGAGAGCCTCACTGCTTCAGACAG AAATGACTGTAAATTACGGGCAACACCTGGTCATTCCATGCATGGCTCCTAAGAATCTTAAAAACCACACTCTCACTTGGACTTTCATAAGTAtgaacacgcacacagacatcCTGACCTATTACAGTCAAACCCACAGGATCAAAAACCACTGGGATGGCCAGGCAGAATTGGATCTGAGCAAGGCTCTGATGGGAGATGGATCGCTTTACTTAAACAGTTTAGGCTCAAAGCATTCTGGAAtatacacctgtacattcaCAGGTTCCCAGGCCAAACACATAGTTCAAACCTTAGTCAAAATCAGTGCTTCCAAGGCAGTTTCACAGACag gtaATGGTGGGTCCAAGCTTTGGGTTCTGGCCATCTTAGTAGCTGCTCTGCTTCTCCTCTGTGTCATTTTCTACATATACAGAAAATTCAAAG GTAAGTCTAAACATTCATGGCAAGACCACCAACAAGACACAGAGATGCAGGCTATGCATGAAG gCCATTCAGTGGAGGAGATACCAGCAGAAAATAAACCTCTTGCAGAGCACAGCAAAGGAGACTTGTAG
- the LOC113523741 gene encoding CD276 antigen homolog isoform X1 has product MQLFSISNKSVLHTLFEIYTLLWILSYGQSKIPDAHVTCIYSEDCILPCTFPPSTDEVVFQWYKQGTLIYSFLEDEDESVNSNISVFTDEVSHGNASLLLEESSIKNRGRYKCVVNTTKAVQESDVIVKVEAPISGIAIEVSPTEHVQCSSHGVYPAPLLKWSTEPSFAPTSLQAVTRISADSNDLYSIESTLKKMSTNSTLTYICSITSKYSSQSWRASLLQTEMTVNYGQHLVIPCMAPKNLKNHTLTWTFISMNTHTDILTYYSQTHRIKNHWDGQAELDLSKALMGDGSLYLNSLGSKHSGIYTCTFTGSQAKHIVQTLVKISASKAVSQTGNGGSKLWVLAILVAALLLLCVIFYIYRKFKVGKSKHSWQDHQQDTEMQAMHEGHSVEEIPAENKPLAEHSKGDL; this is encoded by the exons ATGCAGCTGTTCAGCATATCCAATAAGAGTGTGTTACACACACTCTTTGAGATCTACACTCTCTTATGGATACTTTCCTATGGTCAAAGCAAGATTCCAG ATGCTCATGTCACCTGCATCTACTCTGAAGACTGTATCTTGCCCTGCACCTTCCCTCCCTCTACTGACGAGGTTGTTTTTCAGTGGTACAAACAGGGAACACTGATATACAgtttcctggaggatgaagatgaatCTGTTAACAGcaacatttcagtgtttactgatgaAGTGTCACATGGCAATGCCTCTCTGCTTTTGGAGGAGAGCAGTATAAAGAACCGAGGGCGCTATAAATGTGTAGTTAATACCACCAAGGCTGTTCAGGAGTCTGATGTCATAGTCAAGGTTGAAG CTCCTATCAGTGGGATTGCCATCGAGGTCAGTCCGACTGAGCATGTGCAGTGCTCTTCACATGGTGTGTACCCTGCTCCGCTGCTTAAGTGGTCTACAGAGCCAAGCTTTGCTCCCACTTCCCTGCAAGCTGTCACTCGAATAAGTGCAGATTCAAATGACCTGTATAGTATAGAGAGTACACTAAagaaaatgagcacaaattcaACTCTTACCTACATCTGCAGCATCACATCAAAATACAGCTCACAGTCTTGGAGAGCCTCACTGCTTCAGACAG AAATGACTGTAAATTACGGGCAACACCTGGTCATTCCATGCATGGCTCCTAAGAATCTTAAAAACCACACTCTCACTTGGACTTTCATAAGTAtgaacacgcacacagacatcCTGACCTATTACAGTCAAACCCACAGGATCAAAAACCACTGGGATGGCCAGGCAGAATTGGATCTGAGCAAGGCTCTGATGGGAGATGGATCGCTTTACTTAAACAGTTTAGGCTCAAAGCATTCTGGAAtatacacctgtacattcaCAGGTTCCCAGGCCAAACACATAGTTCAAACCTTAGTCAAAATCAGTGCTTCCAAGGCAGTTTCACAGACag gtaATGGTGGGTCCAAGCTTTGGGTTCTGGCCATCTTAGTAGCTGCTCTGCTTCTCCTCTGTGTCATTTTCTACATATACAGAAAATTCAAAG TAGGTAAGTCTAAACATTCATGGCAAGACCACCAACAAGACACAGAGATGCAGGCTATGCATGAAG gCCATTCAGTGGAGGAGATACCAGCAGAAAATAAACCTCTTGCAGAGCACAGCAAAGGAGACTTGTAG